Within Pseudorca crassidens isolate mPseCra1 chromosome 8, mPseCra1.hap1, whole genome shotgun sequence, the genomic segment CAATATAGCGATTATGATATTGTATCATAGTTTTGAGAGATGTTACCAGTGGGGAACCCACATTCTGGAAAAAGATGTCCTCAGTACCTATATTCAACAAAATGCTCATGTCCAGACTCTTTAAAGAATGCTTACAAATTaacaagaggggaaaaaaaaaaccctcaaaaattgggcaaaagatttgaacaggcaCTTCATACAAAAGGATATCTAAAAGGTCAACGAGCATATGATAATGTGTTCAATACAATTActcatcaataaaatataaataaaatcacagagaAATACCACAGTggttaaaattacaaaattaatatcaagtgctggtaggaatgtaaaattataaatccACACTGGAAAACTTTGGCAATACCTACTAAAAATAAATCTGTGCCTATCCTATGGTTTGGTAATGCTATTCCTTGGTATATACGCAGTGAAAACATGTATAAGAATATTCATAGAAACTTAagttacaatagccaaaaactagaaataacccaaatgtccatgaacagtAGAATAGGTGAATGAATTTTGGAATGTTTGTATTGAATATTATgcaacataaaaaagaatgaacttctGATACCCAAACAACgtgggtgaatctcaaaaacattatattGGGTCAAAGAAGCCAGAGACAAAAGCATCCATAGTGTGTAATTTATTTATATGagattcaaaaacaggcaaaactaatctatgtgatggaagtcagaatagtggttacctcgGAGTAGGAAAGTGATTTCTAGCGATGAGGTGGTCACAGGAATTTTCTCTTGTGATGGAGATGCTCTGTACTTTCGTCTGGATGGTGCTTACACACGCATATTGATAtatgaaaattcattgagctatACAGTTAATATTTATAGCTCTAGCACTTGGAACTTTTGACTGGCAGACCACGTGGATCTGAAGGTATCTCTGGTAGATAAAGATGTCTCTGGTAAGCCCCAATGGGTGAATCATGGGACAGGCCACAGGGACTCCGCATCAAGGCTTTCCATCTTCAGCAGAAGACAATACACCTTTCTCAACACCATTCCTCACATATTGCTGAGACTTGGGAGAGACTAATCATAGAGTATCAAGTTACTATAAATCCAGAGTTGCCTGTCTTGAACTGAGATGCTATCAGACTCACCAAATCATAGGAGAGAGTGATCACAGCAATCATGCATCATATTCTGAATGTGGTATAACGTAGGACAAGAGCAGGTGCAGAAGACAAAGTAAGTTGGATGGACAGTTGGCCCAGATCCCCATATCACCTGTATCACTGATGCTTCTCtctaatgtatgtatgtatttttgtgtatgtgtgtgtgcacacgtgtgtattATCTCCAAGAGATTTCCTACAGCCAGTTGACAATTTAGGAAGAAAGGCCTGATACAAGGATGATTTGGCTAGATATATTGGTGCAATATATGTAACACTCAGGTGGGGGGCCTTAAAGGTAATTAATGAGGGTAAACTTGTCATTGCCCATAGCTAGCCATTCAACTATTCCTCTACCTTGTGGAGAGAAAAGTTTCCTGAGATAAGATATTCATGGACTCCTGAAAAACGGCAAATGTGTTGATTGACTGATAATGGATCTGGAAGGAGGACAGTTGGAATATTGGGTGAATGGAGGTATGGGAAAAAGATGTGGGATGGTACACAAAGTGTATGAATCTGTACATCCCATATTCATGCCAATCAGAGACATCATTGCAGAAGAGGCATTAAACAACCAGGTATAGCCAGTAAGTGTCAGGCAGCCTCTGCTTTCAGCCACTCCAGTGATTACACAGTGAGCACACAAATGCATTAGGCATGGTAACAGAGGTGGGGGCTTTGCACCAGCACAGTCTGCACCTCACCAAGGCTGCTTTACTGTGCTGCGTATCTGTTCTCAATATGGTACCTTCCTCTTAAGGAGACCAATAAGTCAGTTGGCGACATGCTGATTCCTTCTACCCTACAAAGGGCAATGATTCACTGTGAGTGCAGATGACACACATCACAGGTGTGACTTTCCCTTTCTTGTGTGCGGTATCTTGATTAGTACCTCTTGGAGGGCCATTAGATTATCTGATTTCTGATGTGGTTTCCCACATAGTATCACCTCAGTCCAATAGGCCtatttcacagcaaaggaagtgACAAAGGGCAAATGACCAAGGGATTCACGGGTTCCAACACATATTGCATTGCTCAGAACTTGTAGACCTGATAGAAATTGTAACCTGACATACAGATTTAAGGCAGTGGACTGTTGATAACACCCTGAAGAATTGGAATACTGTATTCCTCCAGTATAGACTGGGATAGTAGTATTTGCCTACTCCGATAGGTAGAATACCTATAACCAGCCCCACCATAAGGGTAGAGAGGACAGGAGTTGGCCCTCTGCTTTTACAGAGCTCTATCTTTCCCATAAGGGCAGGTCCGGAAATTATCAAAAAGGGAAGTTTTTCAAAAGTAAGCTTCACTCAGCCCTTGGGCCTTATTCATTCACCCTCCAGGCAGATCACCGAGCTGCGGGGCATGTCCACCGTGAAACCCTAACAGGGGCGCCCACACGTTTCCGGATCTGTGCTCAAGGATGCAGCTTCTGAGTCGCTATCTAAAATGATTTCATGGTTATCGCCTTTGAATACAAGTTTATTCTCCTGTAAGGTTCACGGCAGCTGGGAAACAGGACTATGTACGCTAAAAGAAATACGGCTTTGGGAGTTAAGGTCAGGTTTCTATTTCACTGTCAGACGATAACCAGGGATGAATCTCTGCATCTCCTGAGTGCCTCTTGAATGTTTGGGAGCTGGAACAACATAAAAATTCATGAAACGATAATAAATTCCTATATTTGGGTACCTGTAATATTCATGGGGTCACCAGAGTATAACTTAATATGTGTGTATCCTTTTAATTATGAAGGTATTTCCTGTTCTTATCTTAACCTCTAAAGATCTCGCTATTTCTCTGGCTTCCTCAGAGACAGAGACTGCCAATCCTCTTCAGTCTCAGAAGGGGAACAGTGGTTGGCTTCTTTACGTCTCTATAGGGAGCACGCTGGTGTAAGTGAGACCTACTGTCTCATGCCCTACACAAAGCCCTCATGACAATTGAGAAGGTGCCCTGTggagataataaatgaataaagcctTCTCTTCTTTTAGGCAACATGAAAAGCCAATATCCTTCCTTGGCAGTTCTCAGAGGAGGAACAAGCCTTCCAGCACCATCAGGAAATTTAGCCACACCAGGTATGTTTGCTTTTTCTGCATGAAGATTTTGTGGGGTCCTTACACAAAAATCATCCCTAGATACGCAAGTTTCTTAATTACTTTTGTGAGTTCTGGTCAAATATATTTTAGCATCATTTTCATTGCCTGTTAGCTTTCACTGTCACTCTTCAATATCAtgcaaaagtatatttttattaatgctCAAATTTTTCTTATTGATAGTAAAAATAGTAGGCTGAGTAAAAGACACTATTAAGCAATATatcaatatgttaatataatcAATATATGAATGGTTATTTTTTACTGGTACCTATTTTTAAGGTAACGAGATAAGTGTGTACGACTttctggtaaatgtttaatattaatcAAAAAAGTCCAgtaccttttaattttaaaaactaggcTTAAAGTACCACTAGGCTTAAAGAACCACTGCAGAGACAGTGTCTAAAACCACGTATAGAGGGAAGtcaaatatctaaatatataagGACAAATATTCAGTTATTGGATAAGTGTacaaatagttatttatttatgtacagTATTATGAGACCAGAGTCTAAGCAGTTAGTATGTGTTCAGAGTTCCTATCATTGATAGCTCCACCCTCAGAACAATGGTAGGTATGTAAtaggaaatcaataaataccaaattattttattttcaaacttctgGACCTGACACTTATCATTGGAATAGCAATAGGGGAGTAAGAAGGCAAATGGGATGATTTTTAAATGGGTTGATAATTTTATAGCCATTTAAATGGAGAATTACTTCTCACTCTTGCTCTGTTCAAGACAAGatgattttacattaaaaaatgggaatagggcttccctggtggcgcagtggttgagagtccgcctgccgatgcaggggacacgggttcgtgccccggtctgggaggatcccgcgtgccgtgcagcggctgggcatgtgagccatggctgctgggcctgtgcgtccagagcctgtgctccgcaacgggagagggcacaacagtgagaggcctgtgtaatgaaaaaaaaaaaaaaaaaggaataaaatttaagCAAGAAGGGCAATATCACGTTTCTACGTACATTCTAATTGTGGAATCATAGAATAAGAAAGATGATTTAGTTCAATGTCTCAAGGAATTTAAAGACCCCTTTGCAGCATCTTTCACAGAAGTCCTCTAGCTATTGCCAATCACGTGCAGAGACAGTATCTAAAACTGGGTATTTCTAGAGTGTTTATCAGTATTGAGTCAAAATCTAACAAAGTTACTGAATCTGTTTTTGTGTTTAGATAAACAACACAGTACAAATCTATTCAGTCATTCATATAAATGTTCATCTAAGTATTTTGAAAagctaaatatgaaaaaatagactttaggcTGAAAATAAGTCATTATATTTGAACAAGAAGAGATTTTGTGCAATATTAGTTGTGGAGGTGACAACAGATGCAGGAGTAGAAAGTGTGTTTCGACAGGTAGGTGAGAGGCTAATGGTGTATCTGGGAAGTGGTACATCTACCTTTAGTATACCCTGCCCTTGATGAGCCCTTCCAAGTTGAGATTAGACGTACTGCAGCTTAAGGACTTTAGCATGTGTATCAGTTAAGGGTCAtagtttttggaaaaaaaaaaaatagaagtaactCTAATATGagcaaagaaaagcagaattTATTTGAGGGatatgaaacaaaagaaacaaaaactatgtATTCTATTCACATGTGGCAACATAGtcattgggttggcccaaaactCTGTTCGGGTTTTTCGTACCATCtcaacatcttacagaaaaacccaaacgaactttttggccaaaccaatattttgaaaacttagcCTCTACTAAAAACTTAacaacaagaaaggaaatatatgtatatatgtgtttatgtatgtatatattttaaggttaccaaataaattcttttttaaaaaattttatttgtttatttatttttagctgcgttgggtcttcgttactacctgcaggctttctctagttgcggtgaggcgagcaggggctagtcttcattgtggtgcagaggcttcttattgtggtggcttctcttgttgcggagcacgggctctaggcacgcaggctcagtagttgtggcttgcgggcttagctgctccacggcatgcgggaccGTCATGCACGAGGTCTCgaacgtgtcccctgcattggcaggcagattcttaaccactgcaccaccagagaagccccaaataaattctttaaacgttcatttaaaaacataaaaattcactGAAAGTGTTTCTGAACACTTTTTTATACCACAGAAAGGTATAGTTGACATAAATCTATTTTCAAAGACTTCTCTTTAACCATGGACATTAACTGAATTTCCTGTGTCATAGGGATATGGGAGACAATATGACATGTATCACAGAGTTCACCCTACTGGGATTTCCCCTTGATGCAACGATTCAGATGCTTCTCTTTGGGCTCTTCTCTCTGTTCTATGTCTTCACCCTGCTGGGGAACGGGGTCATCCTGGGGCTCATCTCACTGGACTCCAGACTGCACTGTACTTCTTCCTCTCACACCTGGCCATCACTGACATAGCCTATGCCTGCAACACCATGCCCTAGATGCTGGTAAACCTCCTGAGTCCTGACAAGCCTGTCTCCTTTGCTGGCTGCATGGCACAAAGCTTTCTCTTTTTGACATTTGCTGTCACAGAATGTCTTCTCCTGGTGGTGATGTCCTATGATCACCGTGTAGCCATCTGCCAGCCCTTCTGATACTCTGCCGTCATGACCTGGAGAGTCTGCATCATGCTGGTGGTGATTTCCTGGACCATTGGAGTCCTTCTGTCTTTGATTCATCTAGTGTTACTTTTACCCTTACCCTTCTGTATATCCCAGAAAATCAATCACTTTTTCTGTGAAATCATGGCTGTTCTCAAATTTGCTTGTACAGATACACACATCCATGAAACTGTGGTACTGGCTGGAATGATTTCTGTGCTAGTGGGACACTTCTCAATTGTAAGCTCATATATGTGTGTCCTCTGTGCCATCTTCAGGATCCAGCCTGGGGAACGTCAAAGAAAAGCCTTGTCCACCTGCTCACCTTACCTCTGTGTGGTTGGACTCTTCCATGGCATAGCCATTATCATGTATGTTGGACCCAGATATGGGAACcccaaggaacagaagaaatatctttttctgtttcacagaCTTTTCAATCCCATGCTCAACCCCCTTATCTATACTCTTAGGAATTCAGAAGTAAAGAATGCCTTGAAGAGAGTGCTGGGAATAGAGAGGGCTTTATGAAAAGATGGTGGTATCGGGGTTGACAGTGACCTAGGAGGATATTATCTTAAGAGGTCCCAACTCAGCATAAGATTATCTAAGActcttattaaaaatagaactgttggggcttcactggtggtgcagtggttgagagtctgcctgcaaatgcaggggacgtgggttcgggccctggtctgggaggatcccacatgccgcggagcaactaggcccgtgagccacaactactgagcctgcgcgtctggagcctgtgctccgcaacaagagaggccgcgacagtgagaggcccgcgcaccgtgatgaagagtggcccccggctcgctgcaactagagaaagccctcgcacagaaacgaagacccaacacagccataaataaataaataattttttacaaaatattgagttccctgtgctgtacagtaggtccttgttcattatctattttatatatagtagtgtgtatacgttaatcccaaactcctaactctCACTTTTATAGTGCTATTCTTAAGCATAGGTAAGGAAATTCAGTCCTCTATAAATGTGAACTGATGGTTATTCTGCTATGGGGACAGTTTGAGGAAAAGTTAATGCTAACTTTTTGAACATATTCCTCACAAATAGTGTACGTATGTGTAGAATTTGTTTAACTTTGTTCTATACAGTGGTTAAGTAGCTGCATGAAAGCAATGACCTTGTGAACATTGACGctagataaaaaaataagaaaagcctGTGTGATAGATTTAGGTTAAATATATGGAATCGTTTTCGCAAACCAAGGAAGATTATACTGGGATGTATTATGGAGTGATCTTTCATTTCAGGGGAGAATGACATTAGTTCAGTCCTTGTGTTTATGTCTTGTCAACAAAACCACAATATATAATCTATGAAGCCCATACATATCTTATCCATTATCCATAACTTGGAGAACAGTGTCAGACACacagaaaatactttaaatgttAGACTTTCCCAAACCTGGAATGTacatgaatgtgtgtatgtgtgtgtgtgtgtgtgtgtgtgtgtgtgtgtgtgtgtgtgtgtgtgtggttgaggGAAGTGAAGAAAAGGCAAGGAGTTGCTACTTAAAGGATAATCTCTGTAGTTTTTAATAGAATTGTCACAGTTTTGTGCTCTTTTTAATCCCTAATATCTCTTCAACTAATCATGCACTTTCCCAATAAAACCATTGAAAGGTTGGAAGCCAAAACCTGCTTTCCTGATCCTTCAACTGTATATTATCCACAAAATCGCATTGTTGACTTACATTGTAATACTTACAATTCCTGTGTGGCAGGAATGTGCTCAGTGTTTTGTCTCAGGTAAATCATTTAACTATTTAACACGTATTATCTCAGTCTTCACAACAACCTCATGAAATAGGTACTATCACTTTTCTCCTTTCAAAAACGTTAATACTAGGGCTAAGGTGTGAAGACTATACCCAGTCATTCAAGTAGTAAATGTGTGTCTGGTCCTTAAGCTTCTGCTCTTTAATTACTACTCTGTAGTGCCATATACTATCATACACGAACAATCCAGCAGgaggaaaatcaataaggatataGCTAAACACCACCATCCATCAACTGGATATAACGGACACCTATAGACCACTTCATCCAACAGCaacatacacattcttctcaagctcacatgtgACATTCACCAAGATACAGCACATTtggggccataaaacacacctgaacaaatgtaaaagaatagaaatcatacgaTGTCTGTTCTTAGATCATAATggaattaaagtagaaatcaataacagagagagagctggaaaatcccccaaatatttggagattaaacaacatccTTCTAACTAACACATGGGTCAAGGAAAACAACTCaagagaaatgttaaaatattttgatctagGAAAGAATCAGAGAAGGGTTCTATTGAGtacattaattgtaacaaatatttCCTATAACTGGAAAGTAAAACATGCAGTACTTAAGTTGAATTGAGGATTTAAAAATAGCTTTCATTTTTAGGAATGCTATGTGACTCATGCCCACAACATTAGAAAAGAGTTTGTCAGTTCATCAGgtcttaaattttactttttgaaacGTAGGCCGCATCTAGTGCTGACATGTTTGTTCGTGTATAAAGAAATGATTTCAATCTTAGATATTTACTTTGAAACCACAGAGATCATGGATAACATATTAGTCATAAAAcaatttgccaatttttaaaatgctaacttGTACATACATATAAGATGTATCATTTATAGCATCAAACAATGCTTGAATGTTGCATTCAGAACCacaatatatttaatttctttcttagtCTCTCCTTTCACTTCTGCTAGTCCTTTAGCAAATTCAATCCATTTGAGTTCAGGTAAGATGCTTTTACTAACAtgtagaatgaaataaaatacgagggaaaaaagaaagaaaatagaagtgtCTTTCAAGTGTTCAGGACTTAAACATTTTGAGATTCTACAGTTGTTATCATCAAACTTCAGTCAGTGTTCTTTTTGGCTTTGGGATGAATGTCCTTAATTGGGTATGATTACGGTCAAGATTTAAGCAAGTCAGAAATTACACACCCAGTCCAAGAATGGTCCAAACTTTCAACATTTAGGCATTCACTCATTtatgtgtattcattcattcatttgttcactcagtaaacatttgctaaGTGCCAAAATTACAAAACTAGATACATCTGTTCCTTGTTCACAAGGAGTGGGTTACAATCCAGTTGTCAATATGTCAACTGTTTTTGTAAAGACTCTTAATGTACTTGTTAggaccttctttctcttttttctccctttaggttTCCAAGAGATTCATACTTTGTAAGtagtgtttctttttcctttatctaaTCATTTTGGAAGTtacagaaggaaataaaggagGACTGAATAAAGAGATTAAGCATTTTATAAGATGCAGGTTCAAACTCATTTTCacaactaaatattttaatatgttttccaaataaatttaaaaggttgTCCTAGCACAGTAGTATTTTATATACTCCTGAAAAAAAATAAGCCTTAGTCGCATGTTAGGAGTTCATAGTATGGTAGATTCTACTGTGTCTTggtaatataataatttattgata encodes:
- the LOC137228671 gene encoding LOW QUALITY PROTEIN: olfactory receptor 2A7-like (The sequence of the model RefSeq protein was modified relative to this genomic sequence to represent the inferred CDS: inserted 1 base in 1 codon; substituted 2 bases at 2 genomic stop codons), with protein sequence MGDNMTCITEFTLLGFPLDATIQMLLFGLFSLFYVFTLLGNGVILGLISLDSRLHXYFFLSHLAITDIAYACNTMPXMLVNLLSPDKPVSFAGCMAQSFLFLTFAVTECLLLVVMSYDHRVAICQPFXYSAVMTWRVCIMLVVISWTIGVLLSLIHLVLLLPLPFCISQKINHFFCEIMAVLKFACTDTHIHETVVLAGMISVLVGHFSIVSSYMCVLCAIFRIQPGERQRKALSTCSPYLCVVGLFHGIAIIMYVGPRYGNPKEQKKYLFLFHRLFNPMLNPLIYTLRNSEVKNALKRVLGIERAL